One window from the genome of Sesamum indicum cultivar Zhongzhi No. 13 linkage group LG15, S_indicum_v1.0, whole genome shotgun sequence encodes:
- the LOC105178319 gene encoding alkane hydroxylase MAH1-like, producing MSEILVMCFEVFLAVSWFFALWAWRNRRMIGWNWPLMGMLPTLLLHVDRIHDTCTEILRRSRRGTFRFQGPWFANMEILGTANPADVHYIMSSNFQNFPKGPVFREMFDVLGEGIFNADSDSWKHQRRAARALIGHQRFHRCLSKISFEKVEKGLVSVLEMVCREKQVIDLQDLFQRLTFDTTCALVTGYDPGCLSVDLPDVPFSKAMDDAEEAIFMRHVLPDRVWKLQRWLGVGSERKLSKAWGVLDSVIGKYIAMKREELRRGKLMDHEEEDGADLLTSYINGGDDAPSQYLKCDDKFLRDTILNLMIAGRDTTSSALTWFMWLVSTHPEVEKKIRDELSSICDPSEESHKWRIFKIDEINKLVYMHGAMCEALRLYPPVPFQHKEPMKPDILPSGHYVHPKMKVMFFLYAMGRMESIWGKDCLEFKPERWISERGTIKHEPSYKFLAFNAGPRTCLGREVAFTQMKMVAATVIHNYQVRVVEGHRVAPNCSVILYMRHGLKVRVAKRMI from the coding sequence ATGTCTGAAATATTGGTAATGTGTTTCGAAGTTTTCCTGGCGGTTTCGTGGTTTTTTGCTTTGTGGGCATGGAGGAATCGCCGGATGATAGGCTGGAACTGGCCGCTGATGGGGATGCTGCCGACGCTTCTGCTGCACGTTGACCGGATTCACGACACTTGCACGGAGATTTTACGGCGGAGCCGACGGGGGACTTTTCGTTTCCAGGGACCTTGGTTTGCGAACATGGAGATTCTTGGCACTGCAAATCCTGCCGATGTGCACTATATAATGAGTTCAAATTTCCAGAATTTCCCGAAAGGCCCGGTATTCAGGGAGATGTTTGATGTTTTGGGGGAAGGGATTTTCAATGCGGACTCGGATTCTTGGAAGCATCAGAGGAGGGCGGCCAGGGCCCTGATCGGCCACCAGCGGTTCCACCGGTGCCTGTCGAAGATCAGCTTTGAGAAGGTGGAGAAAGGCCTGGTTTCGGTTCTTGAGATGGTTTGTAGAGAGAAACAGGTGATCGATTTACAGGATTTGTTCCAGCGGCTTACGTTTGACACGACTTGTGCTTTGGTTACTGGCTATGATCCAGGGTGTTTGTCTGTGGATTTGCCTGATGTTCCCTTCTCGAAAGCCATGGACGACGCTGAAGAAGCTATTTTCATGCGCCATGTGCTACCTGACAGGGTGTGGAAGCTGCAGAGGTGGCTTGGGGTTGGATCAGAGCGGAAGTTGAGCAAGGCTTGGGGAGTCTTGGACAGCGTCATCGGCAAGTACATTGCGATGAAACGGGAGGAATTGAGGAGGGGAAAGTTGATGGATCATGAAGAGGAAGATGGTGCTGATTTGCTGACATCCTACATAAATGGAGGAGATGATGCTCCAAGCCAATATTTGAAGTGTGATGATAAATTCTTGAGGGACACCATATTGAACCTGATGATTGCAGGGCGTGACACGACGAGTTCTGCTCTGACGTGGTTTATGTGGTTGGTCTCCACACATCCTGAAGTCGAAAAGAAGATCAGGGACGAACTAAGCTCGATTTGTGATCCCTCAGAAGAAAGCCATAAATGGCGAATTTTCAAGATTGACGAGATAAATAAGTTGGTTTACATGCACGGAGCAATGTGTGAAGCATTGAGATTGTACCCTCCAGTCCCGTTCCAACATAAGGAGCCTATGAAACCAGACATCCTCCCTAGCGGGCATTACGTGCACCCAAAGATGAAGGTGATGTTCTTCTTGTATGCAATGGGGAGGATGGAGTCCATTTGGGGCAAGGATTGCTTAGAATTCAAGCCAGAGAGATGGATATCTGAACGTGGAACGATCAAGCACGAGCCATCTTACAAGTTCTTGGCGTTCAATGCCGGTCCAAGGACTTGCTTGGGGAGGGAAGTGGCTTTTACTCAGATGAAAATGGTGGCCGCCACCGTCATCCATAATTATCAAGTTCGTGTGGTGGAGGGCCACCGCGTGGCGCCTAATTGCTCCGTCATCCTCTACATGAGGCATGGATTGAAGGTTAGGGTTGCCAAGAGAATGATCTAG
- the LOC105178321 gene encoding ABC transporter F family member 5-like: protein MELALKAQFMELRSSFLAGATPVCHSFAAGRRPLYRSLTSIATTIATSSSLKTPVVHPTFLKHPARIWSKLHAVATETSTTTLEEEDEDIESLFSDNGSGQSDINYRRGNNKNSTGASSISSGVRLENVSKSYKGATILKNINWEVKKGEKVGLVGVNGAGKTTQLRIISGLEEPDSGNVIKAKNDMKIAFLSQEFEVVSTRTVKEEFLSAFKEEMEVAARLEKVQKAIEKSVDDLELMGRLLDEFDLLQRRAQAVDLDEVDVKISKLMPELGFAPEDGDRLVASFSGGWQMRMSLGKILLQDPDLLLLDEPTNHLDLDTIEWLEGYLNKQDVPMVIISHDRAFLDQLCTKIVETDMGVSRTYEGNYSEYVIAKAAWIEAQLAAWEKQQKEIEQTRDLISRLSAGANAGRASTAEKKLEKLQDEEQVEKPFIRKQMKIRFPERGRSGRSVVTVKGLEFGYEDEVLFKNADLTIERGEKIAILGPNGCGKSTLLKLIMGMETPDGGEVLLGDHNVLPNYFEQNQAEALDLDKTVLETVAEVAEDWRLDDIKGLLGRCNFKADVLDRKVSFLSGGEKARLAFCKFMVKPSTLLVLDEPTNHLDIPTKEMLEEAINEYQGTVITVSHDRYFIKQIVNRVLEVKDGILQDYAGDYNYYLEKNLEARERELEREAELDEKSPKAKAKSKMSKAEREARKKQKMQAFQAAKQKSKGLKNAKRWK from the exons atggagttaGCCTTGAAAGCACAATTCATGGAGCTAAGGTCAAGCTTCCTCGCTGGCGCGACCCCAGTTTGCCACTCCTTCGCTGCCGGCCGCCGCCCCCTCTACCGTTCCTTAACATCCATTGCCACCACCATCGCTACATCCTCATCGCTCAAGACCCCAGTGGTGCATCCTACTTTCTTGAAACATCCAGCTCGAATTTGGTCGAAATTGCACGCCGTTGCTACCGAAACATCCACCACGACCCTTGAGGAAGAGGATGAAGATATAGAATCCCTTTTCTCTGATAATGGTTCTGGCCAATCAGATATTAACTATAGGCGGGGAAATAACAAGAATTCGACCGGTGCATCTAGCATTTCTTCGGGTGTGAGGTTAGAAAATGTGAGCAAAAGTTATAAAGGGGCTACTATCTTGAAGAACATAAATTGGGAAGTGAAAAAAGGCGAAAAGGTTGGGTTAGTGGGTGTTAATGGTGCAGGGAAAACAACCCAGTTGAGAATCATATCGGGTTTAGAAGAACCCGATTCAGGGAATGTAATTAAGGCGAAGAATGACATGAAGATTGCGTTCTTGAGCCAAGAGTTCGAGGTTGTGTCGACAAGGACTGTGAAAGAAGAGTTCTTGAGTGCGTTTAAGGAGGAAATGGAGGTTGCAGCGAGGCTGGAGAAGGTGCAGAAAGCGATAGAGAAATCGGTGGATGATTTGGAGCTGATGGGGAGGTTGTTGGATGAATTTGATTTGCTGCAGAGGAGGGCACAAGCTGTTGATTTGGATGAGGTGGATGTTAAGATCAGTAAGTTGATGCCTGAGCTCGGATTCGCACCTGAGGACGGGGACAGGCTTGTCGCATCATTTAGTGGAGGGTGGCAGATGAGGATGTCGCTTGGAAAGATTCTGCTGCAG GATCCTGATTTGCTGCTTTTAGATGAACCCACAAATCACCTTGATCTCGATACGATTGAGTGGCTCGAGGGTTATCTGAATAAGCAAGATGTACCGATGGTCATCATATCACATGACAGGGCTTTCCTCGATCAATTGTGTACAAAAATTGTAGAAACTGATATGGGTGTTTCTAGGACATATGAAGGAAACTACTCTGAATATGTTATTGCAAAGGCGGCATGGATTGAAGCTCAACTTGCTGCATGGGAGAAACAACAGAAGGAGATTGAACAGACAAGAGATCTTATAAGCAGGTTAAGTGCTGGTGCAAATGCTGGTCGTGCTTCTACCGCTGAAAAG AAGCTGGAGAAACTCCAGGATGAGGAGCAAGTTGAGAAACCCTTCATCCGGAAGCAAATGAAGATCAGGTTCCCGGAGCGTGGAAGAAGCGGCCGATCAGTTGTGACAGTAAAAGGTCTGGAGTTTGGTTATGAGGATGAG GTTCTGTTTAAGAATGCGGATTTGACGATTGAAAGGGGAGAGAAAATTGCCATTCTTGGTCCAAATGGGTGTGGAAAAAGTACATTGCTTAAACTGATTATGGGAATGGAGACGCCAGATGGAGGAGAAGTTCTGCTTGGGGATCACAATGTATTGCCAAACTATTTTGAGCAGAATCAG GCTGAGGCTCTTGATTTGGATAAGACCGTTCTGGAAACTGTTGCTGAAGTTGCAGAGGACTGGAGACTCGATGACATAAAGGGTTTACTAGGCCGTTGTAACTTCAAGGCTGACGTGCTCGACCGGAAGGTTTCATTTCTAAGTGGTGGTGAGAAG GCTCGGCTTGCATTTTGCAAGTTCATGGTCAAACCGTCGACTCTACTTGTTCTGGACGAGCCGACCAATCATTTGGACATACCCACAAAAGAGATGCTGGAG GAGGCGATAAATGAGTACCAAGGCACTGTTATCACCGTCTCACACGACAGATACTTCATAAAGCAGATTGTCAACCGAGTCTTGGAAGTAAAAGACGGGATTCTACAGGACTACGCTGGAGATTACAAT TATTATCTAGAGAAGAATCTTGAGGCGAGAGAAAGGGAGCTGGAAAGGGAAGCGGAGCTCGACGAAAAGTCTCCTAAAGCAAAAGCTAAATCCAAGATGTCCAAG GCGGAGAGGGAAGCTAGGAAGAAACAGAAGATGCAGGCATTTCAAGCGGCTAAACAGAAATCAAAAGGGTTGAAGAACGCTAAAAGATGGAAGTAA